The Bryobacteraceae bacterium genomic sequence CGACTACGGTCCAGGCCTCAGCAACCTGGAATACGCCCCTTTGTGCGAAATCATGGGCCGCGTTTTCTGGGCACCGGAAATATTCAACTGTTCGGCGCCGGACACGGGAAACATGGAAGTGCTGGTCCGCTACGGAAGCGAGGAGCACAAGGAGCGGTGGCTGAAGCCGCTGCTCGCCGGCGAAATCCGGTCCTGTTTCGGGATGACGGAGCCGGGCGTCGCGTCGTCGGACGCCACCAACATCGCCGCCTCGATCGTCCGCGACGGCGACGAGTTCGTGGTCAACGGAACGAAGTGGTGGTCCACCGGCGGCGGCGACCCGCGCTGCAAGATCGCGATCTTCATGGGCAAGACTGACCCCTCCGCCGAGAGACACAAGCAGCAATCGATGATCCTGGTGCCGTTCGACGCTCCCGGCGTCCGTGTGACCCGCATGCTGAACGTCTACGGGTACGACCATGCGCCGCACGGCCACGCCGAGGTGGAGTACAAAGACGTTCGAGTTCCGGCTTCGAACATTTTGCTGGGCGAGGGGCGAGGCTTCGAAATCGCACAGGGGCGCCTGGGACCGGGGCGCATCCATCACTGCATGCGGCTGATCGGGGCAGCGGAGCGCGCGGTCGAATTGATGTGCGCACGGGCAAAGGCGCGCGTGGCGTTCGGGAAGACCCTGGCGGAGATGGGCGCGCTGCGAATGGAGATCGCCAAATCGCGGGTCGAGATCGAGCAGGCGCGGCTGCTGGTTCTGAAGACCGCGTGGATGATGGATACCGTCGGGAACAAAGCCGCCCGCGCCGAGATCGCCATGATCAAGGTGGTGGCGCCGAACATGGCGCTTGCCGTGATCGATCGGGCAGTGCAGGCTCACGGCGGCGCCGGCGTTTGCGACGACTTCCCACTTGCGTTCGACTGGGCGAACTCGCGCACGCTCCGACTCGCCGACGGTCCGGACGAAGTACACATGGAAGCGATCGCGAAGCTCGAACTGCGTAAGCGCTGACCGAAGGCGGACTCAGGCGAGGAGAGGCCGCACCACTTCGCCGTGAACGTCGGTGAGCCGGAAATGACGCCCCTGATACTGGAACGTCAGCTTCTTGTGATCGACCCCGAGCAGATGCAGCATCGTGGCGTGCAAGTCATGCACGCTCACCGGATCGGTGGCGACGTTGTACGAGAAGTCGTCCGTGGAGCCGTGAGCCATCCCGCCCTTCACACCGCCGCCCGCCATCCATATGCTGAAGCAGCGAGGGTGATGGTCGCGACCATAGTTTTCGCGCGAG encodes the following:
- a CDS encoding acyl-CoA dehydrogenase family protein — its product is MHFDFSPRVDDYRRRLLAFMDEHVYPNERRYHQQVREHGWAPAPLVEELKAKARAAGLWNLFLPESDYGPGLSNLEYAPLCEIMGRVFWAPEIFNCSAPDTGNMEVLVRYGSEEHKERWLKPLLAGEIRSCFGMTEPGVASSDATNIAASIVRDGDEFVVNGTKWWSTGGGDPRCKIAIFMGKTDPSAERHKQQSMILVPFDAPGVRVTRMLNVYGYDHAPHGHAEVEYKDVRVPASNILLGEGRGFEIAQGRLGPGRIHHCMRLIGAAERAVELMCARAKARVAFGKTLAEMGALRMEIAKSRVEIEQARLLVLKTAWMMDTVGNKAARAEIAMIKVVAPNMALAVIDRAVQAHGGAGVCDDFPLAFDWANSRTLRLADGPDEVHMEAIAKLELRKR